In Paenibacillus sp. BIC5C1, a genomic segment contains:
- a CDS encoding ABC transporter permease has product MKGSYADVSVNPSIKNKSLGKRIWKNWELYLFMFPVLLYFLVFHYGPMYGIQIAFKNFVPSKGITGSEWVGFDHFERFFNSYFFWDLLWNTFSISFYELAIGFPLPIILALAFNEVRNGPFKKSVQTVTYAPHFISVVVMAGMIITFLSPSSGMIVRFIEFLGLQPAAFLTDPAWFKTVYVFSGVWQSTGWGTIIYLAALSGVDPQLHEAAIMDGASRFKRMLHINLPTIVPTITIMLILNMGNILGLGFEKILLLQNSLNMEASDVISTYVYRAGLVNAQYSFSTAVGLFNSVVNVILLVTVNQIAKRTSENSLW; this is encoded by the coding sequence ATGAAGGGGAGTTATGCTGATGTATCCGTAAATCCTTCAATAAAGAACAAATCCCTTGGCAAAAGAATCTGGAAAAATTGGGAACTCTATCTGTTCATGTTTCCCGTGTTATTGTATTTCCTCGTTTTTCATTACGGTCCGATGTACGGTATTCAGATTGCTTTTAAGAATTTCGTACCTTCGAAAGGAATTACGGGCAGCGAATGGGTCGGTTTTGACCATTTTGAACGGTTTTTCAATTCCTATTTTTTCTGGGATCTGCTATGGAACACGTTCAGTATCAGTTTCTATGAACTTGCTATCGGTTTTCCGCTTCCGATCATTCTGGCACTGGCTTTCAATGAAGTCCGCAACGGCCCGTTCAAGAAATCGGTTCAGACGGTAACCTATGCGCCACATTTCATTTCTGTAGTTGTTATGGCAGGGATGATCATTACTTTTTTATCACCCTCTAGTGGAATGATTGTCCGGTTCATCGAGTTCCTGGGCTTACAACCAGCGGCGTTTCTGACTGATCCGGCCTGGTTTAAGACAGTGTATGTCTTCTCGGGCGTCTGGCAGAGTACAGGGTGGGGAACTATTATTTATCTCGCGGCTCTGTCAGGCGTAGATCCCCAGCTGCATGAAGCGGCCATTATGGATGGAGCTAGCCGCTTTAAACGGATGCTGCATATCAATCTGCCGACGATCGTGCCCACCATAACGATCATGCTGATCTTGAATATGGGTAATATACTGGGCCTTGGTTTCGAGAAGATTCTGCTGCTGCAGAATTCGCTCAATATGGAGGCTTCCGATGTAATTTCCACCTATGTATACCGTGCGGGCCTTGTAAACGCCCAGTACAGCTTCTCAACAGCTGTAGGATTGTTCAATTCGGTAGTCAACGTTATTTTGCTTGTTACTGTCAACCAGATCGCCAAACGCACCAGCGAGAATAGCCTCTGGTAG
- a CDS encoding glycoside hydrolase family 125 protein, with the protein MNMPASITTYLTEADERLAHHPKLQQLFRNCFPNTLETTTKLLEDGTTFVFTGDIPAMWLRDSTEQVRHYIPFAKNDPALQRILRGLIARQMFYVNIDPYTNAFNETASDKHYRATDDCNLNPWMWERKYELDSLCFVVQLAYMYWKEAEQTDIFDTACFQALTSIVNVIETEQYHGEKSPYHFIRETLQDTETLHNNGRGMPVNYTGMSWSGFRPSDDSCEFGYNIPSNMFAVVILDYIREIASVIYTDERLAARAAKLRKEIDFGIRTYGIVNHPKYGRIYAYETDGYGNYSLMDDAGTPGLISIPYIGYVGVEDEIYQNTRRFALSFDNRFYFEGKHARGIGSPHTPGGYVWHMALSMQALTADNDEEVKELIDMLVRTDADTGYMHEGFHPDDPSDFSREWFAWSNSLFATLIGKAMDKGIV; encoded by the coding sequence ATGAACATGCCAGCTTCCATAACTACGTATCTTACTGAAGCCGATGAACGGCTCGCGCATCATCCGAAATTGCAGCAACTATTCCGCAACTGCTTTCCGAATACGCTGGAGACAACAACCAAGCTGCTTGAAGACGGTACCACCTTTGTATTTACCGGGGATATCCCGGCCATGTGGCTGCGTGATTCTACGGAGCAAGTGCGCCATTATATCCCTTTTGCCAAAAATGACCCTGCGCTGCAGCGGATTCTCCGCGGCCTGATCGCCCGTCAGATGTTCTATGTCAATATTGATCCGTACACCAACGCTTTCAACGAAACGGCAAGTGACAAACATTACCGGGCTACGGATGACTGCAATCTAAACCCGTGGATGTGGGAGCGCAAATACGAGCTGGACTCCCTCTGCTTCGTTGTACAGCTGGCTTATATGTACTGGAAGGAAGCGGAACAGACTGATATCTTTGATACTGCCTGCTTCCAGGCGCTGACCTCTATCGTAAACGTTATCGAGACGGAGCAGTACCACGGGGAGAAATCACCGTACCATTTCATCCGGGAGACGCTTCAGGATACGGAGACTTTGCACAATAACGGACGTGGCATGCCTGTCAATTACACCGGTATGAGCTGGTCGGGCTTCCGTCCGAGCGATGACAGTTGTGAGTTTGGCTACAATATTCCATCCAATATGTTCGCTGTAGTGATTCTGGACTATATTCGCGAGATCGCAAGCGTAATTTACACGGACGAAAGACTGGCGGCCCGGGCAGCAAAGCTGCGCAAGGAGATCGACTTCGGCATCCGGACCTACGGAATTGTAAATCATCCAAAATACGGCCGAATTTACGCCTACGAAACGGATGGATACGGTAATTATTCTCTAATGGATGATGCCGGCACACCAGGGCTGATATCTATTCCTTATATTGGTTATGTGGGTGTGGAGGATGAAATTTATCAGAATACCCGTCGCTTTGCCCTAAGCTTCGATAACCGGTTCTATTTCGAGGGTAAACATGCCAGAGGCATCGGTAGTCCGCATACCCCGGGAGGTTATGTGTGGCATATGGCATTGTCCATGCAGGCGCTGACAGCAGATAATGATGAGGAGGTCAAAGAATTAATTGATATGCTTGTTCGGACCGATGCGGATACCGGATATATGCACGAAGGCTTTCATCCGGATGATCCCTCCGATTTTTCGCGTGAATGGTTCGCCTGGTCCAACAGTTTGTTTGCTACACTGATTGGTAAAGCCATGGACAAAGGAATTGTCTAA
- a CDS encoding ABC transporter substrate-binding protein produces MIHSSIWNIFIKAILILAMLTLPLSGCISISGKNEEFDKNINTVNLIYYTLGNPDPDLKMVNAKINEVLAQKIGITITYIKIGWQEYNDRINTLISTGTPFDIAFTTDYSSYVQRGAWLRLDSYLSSFGKDMYDAVNPVLWQGVRMEDGGIYGVPTNKELAVRMQWMYPESLVQKYDIDITKYNTLESLDPLFQMIKEKEPSYQLMELDKDSQNFFAMYGYEYVLDKPLPLMVRSLDPDAQVFNIFETEEVRQVLDILRSYYVKGYINEDAALREGQNLKREERVFWKAAGGGPLSENSWSKDRGYKVVAYPVTPPLITTESVRGGIMAINAKSAHPVESVKFLNLLNTDPEIRNLFNYGIEGVHYTLDKNGQVLLKSSEDSGDDPVAVVGYEGVQYTQGNWFILKTIGGKFPDPLDKWDQFRAANAEYVKSNLLGFTPNLTSMSIQINLIKMVWEKYYPSLMTGSVDVDRVLPKFNEELKQAGLDEVREEIQRQLDAWRVEHP; encoded by the coding sequence ATGATACATTCATCTATCTGGAACATATTTATCAAGGCTATCCTGATTCTAGCCATGTTGACGCTGCCTCTGTCCGGGTGTATATCCATATCGGGCAAGAACGAGGAATTCGACAAAAATATCAACACAGTGAATCTGATTTATTATACGCTTGGCAATCCTGACCCGGATCTGAAAATGGTAAATGCTAAAATCAATGAAGTGTTAGCTCAAAAAATCGGAATCACTATTACATATATCAAGATTGGGTGGCAGGAGTATAATGACCGTATCAATACGCTAATTTCGACAGGAACTCCTTTTGACATTGCTTTTACCACGGATTACTCAAGCTATGTTCAGCGGGGAGCATGGCTGAGACTGGACAGCTACTTATCCAGCTTCGGCAAGGATATGTACGACGCGGTCAACCCTGTCCTATGGCAGGGCGTTCGGATGGAAGACGGCGGCATCTACGGCGTGCCCACGAATAAGGAGCTTGCGGTCCGCATGCAATGGATGTATCCGGAGTCGCTTGTCCAAAAGTATGACATCGACATTACAAAGTACAACACCTTGGAGTCTTTGGATCCGCTGTTTCAAATGATCAAGGAAAAGGAACCCTCTTATCAGTTGATGGAGCTGGACAAGGATTCCCAGAACTTCTTCGCCATGTACGGTTACGAATATGTGCTGGATAAACCGCTACCTCTGATGGTGCGTTCTCTGGATCCAGATGCTCAAGTATTCAATATATTTGAGACCGAGGAAGTAAGGCAGGTGCTGGACATACTCCGCAGCTATTACGTCAAGGGTTACATCAATGAGGACGCCGCCCTGCGGGAGGGCCAAAATCTCAAACGCGAAGAAAGGGTTTTCTGGAAAGCTGCGGGAGGAGGACCTCTTTCGGAAAATAGCTGGAGCAAGGATCGCGGCTACAAGGTTGTTGCTTATCCCGTGACCCCGCCTTTGATCACGACGGAGTCCGTTCGCGGCGGAATTATGGCAATAAACGCAAAATCAGCGCACCCCGTTGAAAGTGTAAAGTTTTTGAATTTGCTCAACACGGACCCGGAGATCCGCAATCTGTTTAATTACGGTATTGAAGGTGTTCATTATACGTTGGACAAGAACGGACAGGTGCTGCTGAAATCTTCTGAAGACAGCGGCGACGATCCAGTCGCAGTAGTTGGCTATGAAGGTGTACAGTATACGCAAGGAAACTGGTTCATTCTCAAAACGATTGGGGGAAAATTTCCCGATCCGTTGGATAAGTGGGATCAGTTCCGAGCAGCAAACGCTGAATACGTCAAATCGAACTTGCTCGGATTCACGCCAAATTTGACCAGTATGTCCATTCAGATTAACCTCATAAAAATGGTTTGGGAAAAGTACTATCCGAGCCTGATGACTGGCAGTGTGGATGTGGACAGGGTACTGCCCAAATTCAACGAGGAACTGAAGCAGGCGGGCCTGGACGAGGTACGGGAAGAAATACAACGGCAGCTTGACGCTTGGCGTGTTGAACATCCATAA
- a CDS encoding response regulator transcription factor, whose protein sequence is MYKLLIVDDEPLILEGIKRTLDWEMLGFRQIETSETYGDALTKAVEFLPDLAIFDVCIGKERGYNAIHKLNELGLPTTYIMMSGYGEFEYALEAIHCGVKDYLLKPVERAKLQTLIERVIVENLNGTLEGRNLNCRDIDPVLEVRYDSLSKLTNRILLMVKAEYDQNINLKVLASRFRMNGTYLGQLFLKETKMKFSEYLMVYRMLCARDRIQATNEKISTIALSVGYANLNYFYTHFQAYFSKSPSALRRKE, encoded by the coding sequence ATGTACAAACTTCTGATCGTTGATGACGAGCCACTAATCCTGGAGGGAATCAAGCGAACGCTGGACTGGGAAATGCTCGGCTTCAGACAGATTGAGACCAGCGAAACCTATGGGGATGCGCTAACAAAGGCCGTGGAGTTTTTGCCAGACCTCGCAATCTTTGACGTTTGCATTGGCAAGGAGCGCGGCTATAACGCCATTCACAAGCTTAATGAGTTAGGGCTCCCGACTACCTATATTATGATGAGCGGTTACGGTGAGTTCGAGTACGCCCTGGAGGCTATTCATTGTGGGGTTAAGGATTATCTACTCAAGCCCGTTGAGCGAGCAAAGCTTCAAACTCTGATTGAACGAGTTATTGTTGAAAATTTGAACGGTACGCTGGAGGGAAGAAATCTGAACTGTCGTGACATTGACCCCGTATTGGAAGTGCGCTACGACAGCTTATCCAAGCTAACCAATCGCATTTTGCTGATGGTTAAGGCTGAATACGACCAAAATATCAATCTTAAAGTGTTGGCCAGCCGTTTTCGGATGAACGGAACCTATCTTGGACAGTTGTTTCTGAAAGAAACCAAGATGAAATTTTCGGAGTATCTGATGGTATACCGGATGTTATGTGCACGAGATCGTATTCAGGCTACAAATGAGAAGATATCGACGATTGCACTCTCCGTCGGTTACGCCAATCTAAACTACTTTTACACGCATTTCCAAGCCTACTTCAGCAAATCGCCTTCCGCTCTGCGGAGAAAGGAGTAG
- a CDS encoding sensor histidine kinase, which yields MFSFFQIQIYRRKFIAYAIFTLFMGLILSVLTTLVLLQQWLENAQNQAADAFSRVESILQNDADRIEAYLQRVYSNNGLVADVRFFLANSAEGYLTGRLQNSRYDQPLASFPEDVKAFLGSGQEDIIQVSLHTEERGNVVRFASNGAMSFLFNLPNTDEIFRETIQRGFVIRKQLLDENQISRQLGEFRFLVSSDVLFKGVQKNRWIENGVVSTAGDVYLMDAGGRANQELFRQAASHERSKGFMQLGKLDRVFYVTHSSNAYDYQFISVVDMAVLFRQKAGMLIMVFLIFLTAMVSFLLLIGYNLREDAGFLQRIIYSIQRVKSANFTPISPTRYRKNEYGMIARELDDMTHQLNQHIRTEYLLKLKQKETEMKALQNQINPHFLYNTLEIIRSFALAGRAVDTAEAVATLGSLYREIVKNEDIILLASELALLEKYLKIMEFKYPDKFYYQINVDQGLLSQPTVKFWMQPLAENFFVHGFHSDHEFNLLVVNGLENAHSYVLEIVDNGNSISEDRLADIRRNLSSVGESASESIGLRNVYTRLHFFYGKGFTMQIDNNVEAGVKVTLTIAKEA from the coding sequence ATGTTTTCCTTCTTTCAAATCCAAATCTACCGCCGCAAATTTATTGCTTACGCGATTTTCACGTTATTCATGGGTCTGATTTTAAGCGTATTGACCACACTTGTTTTGCTGCAGCAGTGGTTAGAGAATGCTCAGAATCAAGCGGCAGATGCATTCTCCCGGGTTGAGAGCATTCTTCAAAACGATGCTGATCGGATTGAAGCCTATTTACAGCGAGTTTACTCTAATAACGGTCTGGTGGCAGACGTTCGTTTTTTTCTCGCCAACAGTGCGGAGGGCTATCTGACGGGAAGACTCCAGAACAGCCGCTATGATCAGCCTCTCGCTTCGTTTCCAGAAGACGTGAAAGCTTTTCTCGGCAGCGGGCAGGAAGATATCATCCAGGTGAGCCTACATACTGAGGAACGAGGCAACGTAGTGCGTTTTGCCAGTAACGGTGCGATGAGCTTTTTGTTTAATCTACCTAACACGGATGAGATATTTCGAGAGACAATCCAAAGAGGATTCGTCATCCGCAAGCAGCTGCTGGACGAAAATCAAATCTCACGTCAGCTCGGTGAATTTCGTTTTCTGGTCAGTAGCGATGTATTATTCAAAGGCGTGCAGAAAAATCGGTGGATTGAAAACGGAGTCGTCAGCACGGCTGGGGATGTCTATCTCATGGACGCAGGAGGCAGAGCCAACCAGGAATTATTCAGACAGGCTGCGTCGCACGAACGTAGCAAGGGCTTTATGCAGTTAGGCAAGCTGGACCGCGTGTTTTATGTGACCCATTCGTCCAATGCTTACGACTACCAATTCATCAGTGTTGTAGACATGGCAGTGCTTTTCCGGCAAAAAGCCGGCATGCTGATTATGGTGTTCTTGATCTTCTTGACAGCTATGGTCAGTTTTCTCCTGTTAATCGGATACAATCTTCGTGAAGACGCAGGTTTTCTGCAACGAATCATTTATTCCATCCAACGTGTAAAATCCGCCAATTTTACGCCAATCAGTCCGACCCGTTATCGAAAGAATGAGTACGGAATGATCGCGAGGGAACTCGACGATATGACGCATCAGCTTAACCAACATATTCGAACCGAATATTTGCTAAAACTGAAACAGAAGGAAACAGAAATGAAAGCGCTTCAAAATCAAATCAACCCTCATTTTTTGTACAATACACTTGAAATTATCCGATCGTTTGCGCTGGCAGGCCGCGCGGTTGATACGGCTGAAGCGGTAGCTACCCTAGGCTCGTTATATCGTGAAATCGTGAAGAACGAGGATATTATTCTGTTGGCCAGTGAGTTGGCTTTGCTTGAAAAGTACTTAAAGATCATGGAGTTTAAATATCCAGACAAATTCTATTATCAGATCAATGTAGACCAGGGACTGCTGTCTCAACCTACAGTTAAATTCTGGATGCAGCCGCTCGCCGAGAATTTTTTCGTTCACGGCTTCCATTCGGACCACGAATTTAATCTGCTTGTTGTAAATGGCTTGGAAAATGCCCACTCGTATGTATTGGAGATTGTCGACAACGGGAACTCGATCTCGGAAGATCGATTGGCTGATATCCGCCGCAATCTGTCTTCTGTGGGGGAATCGGCATCGGAGAGCATTGGCCTGCGCAACGTGTATACACGGCTTCATTTCTTCTATGGAAAAGGCTTTACCATGCAAATTGATAATAATGTGGAAGCAGGTGTCAAAGTTACCTTAACCATAGCGAAGGAGGCGTAA
- a CDS encoding ABC transporter substrate-binding protein, with translation MRTRFKAWMKAPLLIGVVTLAIFGLTGCSGSDNNNASNNTPAENSGSNAGEGSGEVPTLVWWTIGGQVPANFDKAIEKINEYTAEKIGVKIDLRVASWGDWDTKINTIVNSGEAFDIMFTNNGKYSQQVNMGAFTDITDLVPSTVPDLHSYIPELVWDGTKVGGKIYAVPTYKDSSLTQYWVFDDALVQKYNIDLGSMKTLQDLDKPFRDIKAGEGKGFYPLSVTQGEGINGFFNDYDDMTLGFQPIGVKAEDESRTVVSVLEQPDIQEKLKLMHQWYKDGIINPDAPTKIEADPYRPFFSAQAFPGAEVNWQISAGIDKYDMVQILGPIYTTSTIQGSMNAISANSKYKEEALKYLELVNTDSKLRNMLAYGEEGVDFDYVNDNTVERKTDSWPLAAYTQGTFFNMAVTKGAPEDQWDQVRKLNEAATSSSILGFALDISELGTEVANVKAVWNKYNYELITGASDPEQKIPQIIEELKKAGLDKIMEAAQEQINAYFK, from the coding sequence ATGAGGACAAGGTTTAAAGCATGGATGAAAGCTCCGCTTTTGATTGGAGTGGTAACGCTGGCTATCTTTGGTTTAACAGGCTGTTCCGGTTCAGACAACAATAACGCGTCAAACAACACGCCAGCGGAAAACTCAGGATCGAATGCAGGCGAAGGTTCCGGCGAGGTGCCTACGCTGGTGTGGTGGACGATCGGCGGACAAGTGCCAGCCAATTTTGATAAAGCAATTGAGAAGATAAACGAATATACGGCAGAAAAGATTGGTGTGAAAATCGATCTCCGCGTTGCCAGTTGGGGTGATTGGGACACCAAGATCAATACGATTGTAAACTCCGGTGAAGCTTTCGACATTATGTTTACGAATAACGGAAAATACAGTCAACAGGTCAATATGGGCGCATTCACGGATATTACCGACCTTGTACCAAGCACGGTACCGGACTTGCACAGTTATATCCCAGAATTGGTGTGGGATGGAACGAAAGTCGGTGGCAAGATTTACGCTGTTCCTACGTATAAGGATTCTTCTTTAACCCAGTACTGGGTGTTTGACGATGCGCTCGTGCAAAAGTACAATATCGACCTCGGCAGCATGAAGACACTACAGGATCTGGACAAGCCATTCCGTGATATCAAGGCTGGTGAAGGCAAAGGGTTCTATCCACTGTCCGTGACCCAGGGAGAGGGCATTAACGGTTTCTTTAATGACTATGACGATATGACTCTCGGCTTTCAGCCAATCGGCGTCAAGGCCGAAGATGAATCCCGCACAGTCGTTTCTGTTCTGGAACAACCGGATATACAGGAAAAGCTGAAGCTTATGCATCAATGGTACAAGGACGGCATTATCAATCCGGATGCGCCGACCAAGATCGAGGCCGACCCTTATCGCCCGTTCTTCAGTGCGCAGGCGTTCCCTGGTGCAGAAGTGAACTGGCAGATCTCCGCGGGTATTGATAAATACGACATGGTTCAAATTCTGGGTCCGATCTATACAACCAGCACAATTCAGGGATCCATGAACGCAATCTCCGCCAACTCCAAGTACAAGGAAGAAGCGCTTAAATATCTGGAACTGGTAAACACCGACTCCAAGCTGCGCAATATGCTTGCCTATGGCGAAGAGGGTGTCGATTTCGATTATGTAAACGACAATACAGTTGAACGGAAAACCGATTCATGGCCACTGGCGGCCTATACGCAAGGAACGTTTTTCAACATGGCTGTCACGAAAGGTGCACCTGAAGATCAGTGGGACCAGGTTCGCAAACTGAATGAAGCAGCCACTTCATCTTCGATCCTTGGCTTTGCACTGGATATTAGCGAACTCGGCACTGAAGTAGCCAACGTGAAGGCTGTATGGAACAAATACAATTATGAGCTGATCACTGGTGCATCCGATCCGGAGCAGAAGATACCACAAATTATAGAAGAGTTAAAGAAAGCTGGCTTGGATAAGATTATGGAAGCCGCACAAGAACAGATCAACGCATATTTCAAATAA
- a CDS encoding carbohydrate ABC transporter permease, protein MSTQSSYDSGLEKFNRVGKGTNIFFHLIFIILALLCVVPIVVVLSISLSSEASIRETGYQLLPSAFSAESYNYIVKQGSMIIRALGVSVFVTVVGTLIGVLLTTSMGYALSRPQFKLKGLLTWIVFIPMVFNGGLVSSYYINSTMLGLSNTIWALILPLAVSSFNVIICKTFFKTTIPDGLIESAEIDGAGQFRVFFTIVLPISLPVLATIGLFLCFSYWNDWFQSMLYIDDQSLYSLQALLNSLMSNVDALAKNASTMGISYAELVATMPKESARMAVAIIIVLPVALAYPFFQKYFISGLTVGAVKG, encoded by the coding sequence ATGTCAACACAATCAAGCTACGACTCCGGTCTTGAAAAGTTTAACCGAGTCGGCAAAGGAACGAACATTTTTTTTCACCTCATCTTTATCATTTTAGCTTTGTTATGCGTAGTCCCTATCGTCGTAGTGCTATCCATTTCACTGTCTAGCGAGGCTTCCATTCGAGAGACCGGTTACCAACTCCTGCCGTCGGCATTCTCGGCTGAGTCCTACAACTATATCGTTAAGCAGGGCTCGATGATTATACGTGCACTCGGAGTCTCCGTGTTCGTTACGGTAGTAGGAACGCTTATCGGCGTACTGCTCACCACTTCGATGGGGTATGCATTGTCCCGTCCACAATTCAAACTAAAAGGACTGCTGACATGGATTGTATTCATCCCGATGGTTTTTAACGGCGGTCTTGTCTCCAGCTATTATATCAATTCGACGATGTTGGGATTAAGCAACACAATCTGGGCGCTGATTTTACCCTTAGCCGTGTCCTCCTTTAATGTCATCATCTGCAAAACCTTTTTCAAGACGACCATTCCGGACGGGCTGATCGAATCGGCAGAAATCGACGGAGCAGGTCAATTCCGCGTCTTCTTCACGATCGTGCTCCCGATCTCACTACCTGTTCTAGCGACGATTGGTCTGTTTCTCTGCTTCTCGTACTGGAATGACTGGTTTCAATCGATGTTGTATATTGACGACCAAAGCTTGTATTCGCTGCAGGCACTACTGAACAGCCTGATGAGTAACGTTGACGCGCTGGCTAAAAACGCCTCGACGATGGGCATAAGCTACGCTGAACTTGTCGCCACCATGCCCAAAGAATCGGCACGTATGGCTGTTGCGATCATTATCGTACTGCCGGTTGCTCTAGCGTACCCCTTTTTCCAGAAATACTTTATCTCCGGTTTGACCGTGGGTGCAGTTAAGGGATAA
- a CDS encoding ABC transporter permease, which translates to MGAKVTRKRVRTRWRKHDTELTLLVLPTTIWYILFSFLPMFGVIIAFKNFKIHGNFLSNVINSDWIGFKNFEFLFSSNDVWIVIRNTIGYNMIFIILGIIVPVSLALMVGQLHSRKAAKVYQTMMFLPYFLSWVVVSAVLWAFLSYDKGIANQVLTHFNQDPKNWYMEPSYWPFLLVFMNMWKGLGYGMVVYLATITSMDSTYYEAAVIDGASKWQQTRYITLPLMKFVIVLMFILSVGGIFSTDFGLFFQVPRDSNSLYNVTTTVDVLVYKQLKTATVGMASASAFMQSVLGCGMILFANWVVRKVDPESALI; encoded by the coding sequence ATGGGAGCAAAAGTCACCCGCAAAAGAGTAAGAACACGCTGGCGCAAGCATGATACCGAGCTCACGCTGCTCGTGCTTCCGACCACAATCTGGTACATTTTGTTCAGCTTCTTGCCGATGTTCGGTGTCATTATCGCTTTCAAGAATTTTAAGATTCACGGGAATTTTCTCAGTAATGTTATAAACAGCGACTGGATCGGGTTCAAAAACTTTGAATTCCTGTTCAGTTCGAATGACGTCTGGATCGTAATTCGCAATACAATCGGTTACAACATGATCTTTATTATTTTAGGTATCATCGTGCCTGTGTCACTTGCATTGATGGTTGGACAGCTGCACAGCCGCAAGGCAGCCAAGGTGTATCAAACGATGATGTTTCTCCCGTATTTCCTATCTTGGGTTGTCGTTTCCGCGGTGCTTTGGGCATTCCTGAGCTATGACAAGGGGATAGCCAATCAAGTACTGACCCATTTCAACCAGGATCCAAAAAATTGGTACATGGAACCATCCTATTGGCCTTTTCTGCTTGTATTTATGAACATGTGGAAGGGCCTCGGCTATGGCATGGTTGTCTACTTGGCAACAATCACCAGCATGGATTCAACGTATTATGAAGCGGCTGTCATTGATGGCGCTAGCAAGTGGCAGCAGACACGGTATATTACACTGCCGTTAATGAAATTTGTTATTGTGCTGATGTTTATCCTGTCTGTTGGAGGTATCTTTTCCACGGATTTCGGTTTGTTCTTCCAAGTGCCGCGGGATTCCAATTCTCTCTACAATGTGACCACGACGGTCGATGTGCTCGTGTACAAACAACTCAAAACCGCGACGGTCGGTATGGCATCCGCTTCTGCCTTCATGCAATCTGTACTGGGCTGCGGAATGATCCTATTCGCGAACTGGGTCGTTCGCAAAGTTGATCCAGAGAGCGCACTGATTTAG
- a CDS encoding cysteine hydrolase family protein: protein MIYKPALLIIDVQTGSFINPLFIHNSENLLNNIKQLMIGAHISKIPVILTQHNGKLGTLTSKTSSGWSLHPALPLITQDVIIEKNFPDSFQDTTLESHLTQLGVNQLIVAGIQTEICVDATCRRAFSLGYDVILAKDGHSTADSSSLIADQIITHHNTVLQNWFVSLSDTQNIIMSVLR, encoded by the coding sequence ATGATCTACAAGCCAGCTTTATTAATTATAGATGTACAAACCGGATCATTTATAAATCCTCTCTTTATTCATAACAGTGAAAATTTATTAAATAATATCAAACAACTTATGATTGGTGCCCACATAAGTAAGATTCCAGTCATACTTACGCAGCATAATGGTAAATTAGGGACACTTACCTCAAAAACATCCTCAGGGTGGAGTCTCCATCCCGCTTTACCCTTGATCACTCAAGATGTGATAATTGAAAAGAACTTTCCAGATTCATTTCAAGATACCACCCTTGAATCACATTTAACTCAACTAGGCGTTAATCAACTGATTGTCGCAGGAATTCAAACTGAGATATGTGTTGATGCGACATGTCGTAGAGCATTTAGCTTGGGATATGACGTTATTTTAGCAAAAGATGGTCACAGTACCGCGGACTCTTCCTCTTTAATTGCAGATCAAATCATTACACATCATAATACTGTTCTACAAAACTGGTTTGTATCTTTAAGCGATACCCAGAATATCATAATGTCGGTTTTACGGTAG